The DNA segment TTGTAATCGAAATCATCAAAAGCGTTCCTGAAATTTTCCCTTTTTCGGAGTATTGTTATCCAGCTAAGTCCTGCCTGAAAGGTTTCTAATAATAGAAACTCAAATAATATAGTATCGTCATGAACAGGTTTGCCCCATTCTTCATCATGATATTTTTCATATAGTGCGTTGCCTTCACACCAGCCACAGCGTTTTTTATTCATTTCTTAGTTTTTTATATCAAGAGGATAAAGCTATCAAAAAAAGGTGAGAAAAATGTAGAGGCTATATTGTATGTATTAGTTTACGGCTTAATTTTTTTTAAAATTTGATGGTCGATGTAAAAAGTTCCGAAAGGGATAAAGCAAGAAACTAAAATTTTACTGGTTGTTTTTAATTTCCATTTTTGTTCAATGCCAATACTAAGGGCATTAAGCAAGAATAGTAAAAAAATTGCCCCATGTATTGGGCCAAGGTTTTTGCTCAACGTGGGGTTGTCAAAACAGTACTTCATTGGTACTGCAATGAAAATTAAAGTCAATAGAGAGATTCCTTCAAGAAAACCAATAATTCGTAGTCTTCCAATTTTTGTTTTGAATAGTTGTATCATATTATCTAAAATAAGGTCTGTTAGCAAAAGGTGAAAACGGCCATGGAATAGCTATAAAAATGATGATTAACGATATTGAAAACCAAAAAAGCATTGTTTTGAACTTGTTCTTGTCTGCTTCTTTTCTTTTTGATAGAGAAGAGCCTATTGTAATTAATACAATTGCAATTAACATTAACGAACTATGAATAAGTCCGAAAAATGTATGGTCTATACTTTTACTGCTGTTTTAAAATTTGAAAAGAAGTACTTAATAATAGGGCTTTGAAAGTAAAGCACCATTCCTATCATTAATTGAATATGGGCTATGGTTGCAGTCCAGTGTCGTATAGCATTGTCTGCTTTGCTAAATACAGATTTAGAAACATACCCTTTGTATGCTCTATAAATTGCGAAGAGTAAACTTGCAAGTACAAGCCATCGTATAAAGTTGTGGAGAAATAGAAGTGTTTGATACATCGGTTTTTGATTGACGATGTAAAGTTAAATAAAAAAACAAACCGATTGGTATGTTTTTGAGAATAAAAATTATCTTAATGTATTGAGATAGTTTCTTAGCTCCTTTAAATAAGGTAAATATGCATTTTTATTGTTCTCTAATTTTCCGAAATTTCGCACACCCCAATACCCAGATATTACAAACATTGTTACCTGCTTTGCATCTACATCGGATCTAACGAGTCCTTTATTTTTTCCTTTTTCTATAACGCCTATCATCACGTTATTCCATTGTTGAGTAATTTCATTTAGAGCACTACTAAAATCGTTATTCCAAGGTGTCATCTCTTGAGTGAAGTTGGCAGCAGGACAGCCAAACTCAACTTTAAGGAAATCATTTTCTAATAATAGACTGTGCATTAGGGAATAAATAGCATCTAAAGGATTTCTTTCATTTTCTAAAAGTTCTATAAAGTTATTTGTTAACACAGGTTTCATTAATTCGTTAATTATAGCCACTCCCATTTCGTCTTTGTTTTTAAAGTGGTAATAAAATGCACCTTTCGTTAACTGTGTTGTTGCTAATATATCATCGATACTTGTGGTTTGATATCCTTTCGAATAAATTAACTCAAATGCTTTTTGAAGAATATTGAGTCGTGTTGCTGCTGCCTTTTTCATGAAAAAATACTATTTAGTATATTTTACAAAGAACGTCTAATTCTGATAATTCATCAATTACTGCCAAATGATTTTTATTTGCTTAATGTGAAAATGGTTAATAGTTAAAATTTTCTATTTTAAATAGGAGTAAAAGTTGAACAAAAATCAAAAAAGGTAATTTGTTTTTTCAAAATGATTTTTTATATACACGATAAGTAAATTATCACTAAAAATATATAGTAGCTATAAATATAGGGGGTGTGTTGTGTATATTTGTTTCAATAGATAAACTATTTACCATGAAAATAGGGGTTCCTAAAGAAATAAAGAACAATGAGAGCCGTGTAGGGCTTACGCCTGCGGGAGCATTTGAGTTGGTGAATTACGGACACGAAGTGTACATTCAGGAAACTGCAGGTGAGAGTAGTGGCTTTGCAGATATTGATTATCGTGAGGTAGGTGCTGTTATGCTGCCAACTATTGAGGCTGTATATGCAATGGCTGATATGATAGTAAAAGTAAAAGAACCTATTGCATCAGAATACCCTTTAGTAAAGCGTAACCAAATTGTATTTACTTATTTTCATTTTGCATCTAGCGAGGCGTTGACGCGAGCTATGATAAAAAGCGGAGCGATATGTATTGCTTATGAAACCGTACAAGATGATGAGGGTACGCTGCCATTATTAACACCTATGAGTGAGGTGGCAGGACGTATGGCAATACAGCAAGGTGCAAAACATCTTGAAAAGCCTATAAAGGGCAGGGGAGTACTGCTTGGGGGTGTGCCAGGTGTGCCGCCAGGTCGTGTTTTAATTCTTGGGGCTGGAGTGGTAGGTGTACAAGCAGCAAAGATGGCCGCTGGACTCGGGGCACATGTTACAGTGTTAGATATTAATATGAAACGGCTACGTTATGTAAACGACGTTATGCCGCCTCATGTAGTTACCGAATTTTCGAGTGTATATAACATTAAAAAACATATAAAGACGCACGACTTGATAATAGGTGCGGTATTAATACCCGGTGCAAAAGCTCCTAATCTTATTACCCGCGAAATGCTAAAAGATATGCGAGCTGGTACTGTATTGGTAGATGTAGCTGTAGATCAAGGAGGGTGTTTTGAAACGACACGCCCTACTACGCATGAAGATCCTACGTATATAATACATGATATTGTACATTATTGTGTAGCTAATATGCCAGGAGCAGTACCTTATACTAGTACACTTGCACTTACTAATGTTACATTGCCTTATATATTAAAGCTGGCTAATTTGGGCTGGGAAGCTGCTTGTAGCAAATATCCTGACTTAGGAAGGGGGCTTAATATTGTAAAAGGCGAAGTGGTAATAGATGAGATAAAAGAAACTTTTGATGGTGCATTAGTTTAATGCATATATATTTATAGTTTGTTGTTTGTTTTAAATAAAAAACCCCGAACCAATTGGTTCAGGGTTTTTTTATATAGTTTGCTTTTACTTTTTAATTAAGCAAGAGCAACTCTTTTAAATCCTGTAACAGTTAAGCTTGCATCTACAGATTTTACATAACCTGAAACGCTCATTTTACCGTCTTTAATATAGTCTTGGTTAACAAGTGTGTTATCTTTAAAGAAACGACCTATTTTACCTTTAGCGATATTATCTAGCATTGCTTCTGGCTTACCTTCTGCACGAAGTTGGTCTTTAGCTATTTCTATTTCTTTTTCAATAGTTGCAGCATCAACACCATCTTCGTTAAGAGAGATAGGGTTCATTGCAGCAGCTTGCATAGCTACGTTTCTTGCAGCTTCTTCAGCACCTTCTACGTTAGCAGAAAGAGATACAAGAGTAGCAATTCTGTTACCAGCGTGTATGTATGAGTTTACAAAAGCACCATCAAGTTTTTCGAAAGCACCAATTTCTATTTTCTCACCAATAACACCTGTTTGCTCAATAAGTTTATCACCTACAGTCATACCGTTAAAATCGGCAGCAAGGAAATCTTCTTTTGTAGCATAGTTTAGTGCAAGGTTTGTAAGATCTGTAGCTAGTTTTACGAAAGATTCATTTTTAGCAACAAAGTCAGTCTCACAGTTAAGTGATACAACAACACCAGATGTATTGTCACTGTTTATGGCAGCAATAACTGCGCCTTCAGTAGACTCTCTGTCTGCTCTGTTAGCAGCTACTTTTTGTCCTTTTTTACGAAGGTTTTCTATAGCTATATCAAAATTACCTTCAGCCTCAACTAAAGCTTTTTTACAGTCCATCATACCGGCACCTGTAACTTTTCTTAATTTATTTACGTCTGCAGCAGTAATATTTGCCATTTTGAAAAGAGTTTATTTGTTTAATAATTAAAGTCGTTATGCTAATAATGGCTACAAAAGTAAACATATATCAGCACAACGACTTTATTGTAATGTTATTATTTATTCTTTAGTAGCAGCAGGTGTTGCTTCTGTAGTTGCAGGAGCAGCCGCTTCTGCAGGTTTGTTGTCTTGGTCTTCTTTTTCAGATTTTCTGTCAGAAAGACCTTCGATAACTGCACCAGTTACTAAAGATAAAATTTTGTCGATTGATTTAGAAGCATCATCATTAGATGGTATTACATACTCTACTTGACGTGGGTCAGAGTTTGTATCTACCATTGCAAAAACTGGAATGTTTAATTTTTGAGCTTCTTTTACTGCGATGTGTTCAGCCTTAATATCTACAACGAATAACGCGGCAGGAAGCCTTGTCATATCGGCAATAGAACCAAGGTTTTTTTCAAGCTTTGCACGAAGACGATCTACCTGTAGACGTTCTTTTTTAGAAAGTGTCAAAAATGTACCGTCTTTCTTCATTTTATCAATAGCAGCCATTTTTTTAATAGCTTTACGGATAGTAACAAAGTTTGTAAGCATACCACCTGGCCATCTTTCAGTGATGTATGGCATGTTAGCTGCTTTTGCTTTTTCAGCAACGATATCTTTTGCTTGTTTTTTTGTAGCAACAAACAAAACTTTTCTGCCTGATGCAGCAATTTTTTTAAGGGCTTCGTTGGCCTCTTCTATTTTTGCTGCAGTTTTATATAGATTGATAATGTGTATGCCATTACGCTCCATATAGATGTAAGGAGCCATGTTTGGGTCCCATTTTCTGGTCATGTGTCCAAAGTGTACACCTGCTTCCAGTAAGTCTTTAACTTCTACTTTATTTGCCATTTTTGTAATAGTTTACGTTCTGTTGAGTAAGCAATGTTCAGGTGGCGACTTTGCGGCCCTGCCCATTTAGATGCTAAACTAACCCTTCGCCTCAGCGGGGCAACAACAACTTGTTTTTTTAAATTCAATAATAAAAATGAACCAATACCAAGCAATGCTTGATAATAGTGTATTAACGTTTAGAGAATTGGAATTTCTTACGCGCTTTCTTCTGTCCGAATTTCTTACGCTCTACCATTCTTGGATCTCTTGTTAATAAACCTTCTGGTTTTAAAATGATTCTGTTTTCAGCATCAATTTCGCACATAGCTCTTGCAAGAGCCATTCTTACAGCTTCTGCTTGACCTGTAGAACCTCCTCCGTACACGTTGATTTTTACATCAAAGTTTTCAACATTTTCCGTCATTGCTAACGGCTGTCTTACTTTGTACTGTAAAGTTGGTGTTGGGAAATAAGTTTCAAATTCTTTTTTGTTTACCGTGATTTTACCAGTACCTTCTGAAAGGTAAATACGGGCAACAGCGGTTTTTCTTCTACCAATTTTGTGGATAGTTGCCATTACTTTAAGTCGTTTAGGTTAACGGTTTTAGGCTTCTGTGCTTCATGTTTGTGCTCAGTTCCTACATATACATTTAAATTTCGGAATAACTCTGCACCAAGTTTGTTTTTAGGCAGCATTCCTTTTACAGCTCTCTCTACTAATATTGCAGGGTTCTTAGCCTGTACAACTTTAGCAGTTAAAGTTCTTTGTCCTCCTGGGTAACCTGTGTGGCGGATGTAAGTTTTCTCCTCCAGTTTGTTACCAGTTAGGTTGATTTTTTCTGCGTTGATAACCACTACGTTATCTCCACAGTCCACGTGCGGTGTAAAATTTGGTTTGTATTTACCTCTTAAAAGCATCGCAACTTTAGAAGCAAAACGGCCCAAATTATGACCTTCAGCATCAACAACGATCCATTCTTTTTGAACGGTCGCTTTGTTAGCTGAAACTGTCTTGTAGCTTAATGTGTTCACAATAAATAATTTTAATTAAACATTCCGTCCCCAATAAAGGGAGTGCAAAAGTACAATTATTTATCAGAAATTCAAACGTGTATAAAAAATATTATTTTTAAGGTAATTTTATGAGAGTCATGTGGTTTAGCCAACTCTTGTGTATAAGATGTGATTTACTATTCTAATGGTCTTAAAGTATTACTATACGTTATAGTAAAAGGATTTTTACCACCTGGGTTTTTCATTACATAAATATATTTATGTTTAGTAGCTTCTTTAGCTTCTATAATGGTTTCCTTTTTGGTAAGGTTGTCATATACTTTAGTATCCAGTGTGTTATCTATACGAAGTAGTCTTGCTAAACCTGTTTTAAGGTTAGATATGGTATAGTCGTTATGTATTTTTTTCTTACTGTTGCTAACAATTATTTTTTCGCCTTTATAGTTTTGTGTTAGTATTAGTACTGAATATTTATCGGCTTCTGCTTTTAAGCTTTTTAGCAATGCTTTTCTCTCTGTAGCATTCGCCGATTTAAAATCATCACGATATTGAACATCAGGTCTTTTTTTAGTGTCATCGGTGCTATTGCCACCTGTTTTAAGTGTGCTACACATTGTCATTAAAAAGGCGGTGACTATTATAATTGTCATTCGTTTCATAGTATCGTCATTTTCATATTAAGTCTTCAAATATAAAAGTTGTAGGTTGTTTTGTAATTAGGTTTAAGATATATATAACAAAAGAGACTTCCATTTGGAAGCCTCTTTGTACATTAACTACATGAGATATTATTGTATTGCTAGTTTTACTGTACTTTCATTATTATTAGTATCTATTATCTTTACTAAGTATATACCGCTATCTAATCCGTTAACATCATATTTGTAGTTGCTACTTTGTGCCGAATAGGTTTTTACAAGCTGCCCTGTAAGGGTGTATAGCATCACCTTATTTGTAGCGGTAGTAATGGTAAACTGATTTGTAGTAGGGTTAGGGTATAATACTGTTTTAGCCAAATATACGCTATCTGTAATTAGC comes from the Flavobacterium arcticum genome and includes:
- the rplM gene encoding 50S ribosomal protein L13, yielding MNTLSYKTVSANKATVQKEWIVVDAEGHNLGRFASKVAMLLRGKYKPNFTPHVDCGDNVVVINAEKINLTGNKLEEKTYIRHTGYPGGQRTLTAKVVQAKNPAILVERAVKGMLPKNKLGAELFRNLNVYVGTEHKHEAQKPKTVNLNDLK
- the rpsI gene encoding 30S ribosomal protein S9 gives rise to the protein MATIHKIGRRKTAVARIYLSEGTGKITVNKKEFETYFPTPTLQYKVRQPLAMTENVENFDVKINVYGGGSTGQAEAVRMALARAMCEIDAENRIILKPEGLLTRDPRMVERKKFGQKKARKKFQFSKR
- a CDS encoding DUF3817 domain-containing protein yields the protein MIQLFKTKIGRLRIIGFLEGISLLTLIFIAVPMKYCFDNPTLSKNLGPIHGAIFLLFLLNALSIGIEQKWKLKTTSKILVSCFIPFGTFYIDHQILKKIKP
- a CDS encoding TetR/AcrR family transcriptional regulator translates to MKKAAATRLNILQKAFELIYSKGYQTTSIDDILATTQLTKGAFYYHFKNKDEMGVAIINELMKPVLTNNFIELLENERNPLDAIYSLMHSLLLENDFLKVEFGCPAANFTQEMTPWNNDFSSALNEITQQWNNVMIGVIEKGKNKGLVRSDVDAKQVTMFVISGYWGVRNFGKLENNKNAYLPYLKELRNYLNTLR
- the tsf gene encoding translation elongation factor Ts; protein product: MANITAADVNKLRKVTGAGMMDCKKALVEAEGNFDIAIENLRKKGQKVAANRADRESTEGAVIAAINSDNTSGVVVSLNCETDFVAKNESFVKLATDLTNLALNYATKEDFLAADFNGMTVGDKLIEQTGVIGEKIEIGAFEKLDGAFVNSYIHAGNRIATLVSLSANVEGAEEAARNVAMQAAAMNPISLNEDGVDAATIEKEIEIAKDQLRAEGKPEAMLDNIAKGKIGRFFKDNTLVNQDYIKDGKMSVSGYVKSVDASLTVTGFKRVALA
- the ald gene encoding alanine dehydrogenase, yielding MKIGVPKEIKNNESRVGLTPAGAFELVNYGHEVYIQETAGESSGFADIDYREVGAVMLPTIEAVYAMADMIVKVKEPIASEYPLVKRNQIVFTYFHFASSEALTRAMIKSGAICIAYETVQDDEGTLPLLTPMSEVAGRMAIQQGAKHLEKPIKGRGVLLGGVPGVPPGRVLILGAGVVGVQAAKMAAGLGAHVTVLDINMKRLRYVNDVMPPHVVTEFSSVYNIKKHIKTHDLIIGAVLIPGAKAPNLITREMLKDMRAGTVLVDVAVDQGGCFETTRPTTHEDPTYIIHDIVHYCVANMPGAVPYTSTLALTNVTLPYILKLANLGWEAACSKYPDLGRGLNIVKGEVVIDEIKETFDGALV
- the rpsB gene encoding 30S ribosomal protein S2, which produces MANKVEVKDLLEAGVHFGHMTRKWDPNMAPYIYMERNGIHIINLYKTAAKIEEANEALKKIAASGRKVLFVATKKQAKDIVAEKAKAANMPYITERWPGGMLTNFVTIRKAIKKMAAIDKMKKDGTFLTLSKKERLQVDRLRAKLEKNLGSIADMTRLPAALFVVDIKAEHIAVKEAQKLNIPVFAMVDTNSDPRQVEYVIPSNDDASKSIDKILSLVTGAVIEGLSDRKSEKEDQDNKPAEAAAPATTEATPAATKE